Proteins from a genomic interval of Chroococcidiopsis thermalis PCC 7203:
- a CDS encoding DUF4336 domain-containing protein — protein sequence MHSSTQPQDLAWQFWLALPLYPFGKRRTLCTEVVRDTIWTFDQLQGFFYAVVTIRMTVVKLNAGGLLIYAPVAPTKECIRMVNELVAKYGDVKYIILPTSSGLEHKIFVGPFARCFPQSQVFVAPNQWSFPLNLPLSWLGFPRKRTQVLPENSKQAPFGAEFDYAVLDLDLGKGSFAEVALLHKRSRTLLLTDSIISIPEEPPALLQLDPYPLLFHARDSGDEAMEDTPANRRKGWQRICLFATYFRPGTVETAGLVQMLSDAAKAKERSRQAYFGLYPFRWQAGWQRSFDMLRSNGRPFVAPILQTLIFPQAPQQVLDWADKVATWDFGRIISCHLDAPIATTPYEFRQAFACLEQNPRTSQNAPLPEADFGFLRQLETFLVRYGVATPAKEKV from the coding sequence ATGCATTCAAGCACCCAGCCGCAGGATTTGGCGTGGCAGTTCTGGCTGGCTTTACCACTCTATCCATTTGGCAAGCGGCGGACGCTTTGCACGGAAGTTGTGCGGGATACGATCTGGACGTTCGACCAGCTTCAGGGCTTTTTCTATGCGGTTGTCACGATTCGGATGACTGTTGTTAAGCTTAATGCTGGTGGTTTGTTGATCTATGCACCCGTTGCCCCAACAAAAGAGTGCATTCGCATGGTGAATGAGTTGGTGGCAAAGTATGGTGATGTGAAGTATATTATTTTGCCTACCAGTTCGGGATTGGAACACAAGATTTTTGTTGGTCCTTTCGCTCGATGTTTTCCTCAATCCCAGGTTTTCGTGGCTCCGAATCAGTGGAGTTTTCCGCTTAATTTACCGCTGTCGTGGTTGGGATTTCCCCGAAAACGCACTCAAGTACTACCGGAAAACTCTAAACAGGCTCCCTTTGGGGCAGAATTCGACTATGCCGTGTTGGATCTGGACTTAGGCAAGGGGTCTTTTGCAGAAGTCGCACTTCTCCACAAGCGATCGCGCACTCTGCTATTAACTGATTCCATCATCTCCATCCCAGAAGAACCACCCGCGCTTTTGCAGTTAGATCCGTATCCTTTGCTGTTTCATGCGAGAGATAGTGGGGACGAGGCAATGGAAGACACTCCCGCCAATCGCCGTAAGGGATGGCAGCGGATTTGCTTGTTTGCAACTTACTTCCGTCCTGGGACGGTGGAAACAGCAGGACTGGTGCAGATGTTAAGCGATGCTGCCAAAGCCAAAGAGCGATCGCGACAAGCTTACTTTGGCTTATACCCGTTCCGTTGGCAAGCAGGATGGCAGCGATCGTTCGATATGCTCCGTAGCAACGGTCGTCCGTTTGTCGCTCCAATCTTGCAAACTCTAATTTTTCCCCAAGCACCACAACAAGTTTTAGACTGGGCAGATAAGGTAGCAACTTGGGATTTCGGGCGGATTATTAGCTGTCACCTTGACGCACCGATCGCTACAACTCCTTATGAATTCCGACAGGCTTTTGCTTGCCTAGAACAAAATCCCCGCACGAGCCAAAATGCGCCTCTACCAGAAGCAGATTTTGGATTCTTGCGGCAACTGGAAACATTTTTAGTCAGATATGGCGTTGCCACACCAGCTAAAGAGAAAGTTTAA
- a CDS encoding GAF domain-containing protein: MNSELLTRLRACCKDEAAFEQMQQLLIDKIQPLKQEIERANLQVERQKALFNAIARLREPLDLEAIFQATATEVRQLLVADRVGMFRFYADSGWNDGEFVSEDVAADFGSAIAQKVHDRCFGDRYAIHYQQGRVQAVADIYDAGLSDCHIEILARFQVRANLVVPLLQGQNLWGLLCIHQCRAPRQWQETEIEFVHQIANHLGVALQHAELLAELRAEIVERQQAEQRAQELNQELQQAIVELKAVNKELEAFSYSVSHDLRAPLRSIDGFSQALLEDCLDQLDSTGQDYLHRIRSATQRMGQLIDDLLTLSRVTRSEMSRESVALSRLASRICTDLQMAHPDRQVEFAVQPGLVVQGDPRLLEVLLDNLLNNAWKFTSRQLQAKIEFGAIAQENGIPAFFVRDDGVGFDMVYADKLFRPFQRLHGMNEFFGNGIGLATVQRIVHRHGGRVWAEGALTRGATFYFTLFAEEVEA; this comes from the coding sequence ATGAACTCAGAATTGTTGACAAGATTGCGCGCTTGCTGTAAGGATGAAGCGGCATTCGAGCAGATGCAACAACTTCTGATTGACAAAATTCAACCTTTAAAGCAAGAAATAGAGCGCGCGAATTTACAGGTAGAAAGGCAGAAAGCCCTGTTTAACGCGATCGCCCGACTCCGAGAACCCCTCGATCTTGAAGCGATTTTTCAAGCCACGGCTACTGAGGTGCGTCAACTTTTGGTAGCAGACCGAGTGGGAATGTTTCGCTTCTATGCTGATTCTGGTTGGAATGATGGAGAATTTGTGTCTGAGGATGTTGCCGCTGATTTTGGCTCAGCCATAGCGCAGAAAGTCCACGATCGTTGCTTTGGCGATCGATATGCCATCCATTACCAACAGGGACGGGTGCAGGCAGTTGCCGACATCTACGACGCTGGGCTGAGTGACTGCCACATTGAGATCCTCGCCCGATTTCAAGTTCGGGCTAACTTGGTCGTGCCACTCCTACAGGGACAAAATCTCTGGGGATTGCTCTGCATTCATCAATGTCGCGCCCCGCGTCAGTGGCAGGAAACCGAGATCGAATTTGTCCATCAGATTGCCAATCATCTAGGGGTGGCTCTCCAGCACGCCGAACTACTTGCAGAATTACGGGCAGAGATTGTCGAACGACAGCAAGCCGAACAACGCGCTCAAGAGTTGAATCAGGAATTGCAGCAAGCGATCGTCGAACTGAAGGCGGTGAATAAGGAATTGGAAGCCTTTAGCTATTCAGTCTCCCACGATCTACGCGCGCCCTTACGCAGTATTGACGGCTTTAGCCAGGCATTGCTGGAAGACTGCCTTGACCAATTAGATAGTACCGGACAAGACTATCTGCACCGCATCCGCTCCGCTACCCAGCGGATGGGGCAGTTGATTGACGATCTCCTCACCCTATCGCGAGTTACTCGCAGCGAGATGAGCAGGGAATCAGTCGCTCTGAGCCGATTAGCCAGTCGTATCTGCACGGATTTACAGATGGCTCATCCAGATCGGCAGGTGGAGTTTGCAGTTCAACCTGGTTTAGTTGTCCAAGGAGATCCCCGTCTGCTGGAAGTTTTATTAGATAATTTATTGAATAATGCTTGGAAATTTACCTCTAGGCAGTTGCAGGCAAAAATTGAATTTGGGGCGATCGCACAGGAAAATGGGATTCCCGCTTTCTTTGTGCGGGATGATGGCGTAGGCTTTGACATGGTTTATGCTGACAAGTTATTTAGACCGTTCCAGCGATTGCATGGTATGAACGAATTTTTCGGTAATGGAATTGGACTTGCTACAGTGCAGCGAATCGTGCATCGGCATGGGGGACGGGTGTGGGCAGAAGGGGCATTGACACGGGGAGCAACGTTTTATTTCACGCTCTTCGCAGAGGAGGTCGAGGCATGA
- a CDS encoding response regulator: MNGNGDRKVILLVEDNPDDEALAIRALKRHHIGNDIVVAHDGVEALDYLFGTGIYAQRDVSSKPTVVLLDLKLPRVDGLEVLRRLREDERTKLLPVVVLTTSSEERDLLNSYSLGCNSYIRKPVDFLQFSEAIRQLGMYWLLMNEPPPL, translated from the coding sequence ATGAATGGGAATGGCGATCGCAAAGTCATTCTTCTCGTAGAAGATAATCCTGACGACGAAGCATTGGCAATCCGCGCCCTTAAACGCCATCACATCGGGAATGATATTGTCGTCGCCCATGATGGAGTCGAAGCCCTGGACTACCTGTTTGGCACGGGCATATATGCACAACGAGATGTCAGCAGTAAACCGACCGTAGTTTTGTTGGATCTAAAGCTACCTCGCGTCGATGGGCTTGAAGTTTTACGCCGTTTACGGGAAGATGAACGCACTAAACTATTGCCCGTGGTCGTCTTGACGACTTCTAGCGAAGAGCGAGATTTGCTCAATAGTTACAGCTTGGGGTGCAACAGTTATATTCGCAAACCCGTGGATTTTCTTCAGTTTTCCGAGGCAATTCGGCAATTAGGGATGTATTGGCTATTGATGAACGAACCACCACCGCTTTAG
- a CDS encoding hybrid sensor histidine kinase/response regulator has translation MNLHLRILVVEDSEDDMLLMLRELRRSGYSVDYERVETAAQMQAALDRQSWDIVIADYTLPAFSAPDALKLLQSQQRNLPFIIVSGTIGEETAVAAMKAGAHDYITKGNLARLMPAVERELREAKERQKRHNAEQALRESEERFRQLAENIAESVFWMSDPKARQQLYVSPAYERIWGRSCESLYANFMEWLEAIHPEDRQRIQTNFFEQALAGHYDEEYRIIRPDGSIRWIRDRGFPIQNDSGASYRVVGIAEDITTRKLTEAALRHAQRLESLGTLASGIAHDFNNILTPILATAQLLSLKLPLDEQDRHLLQLIEDSAKRGADLVKQILVFARGVEGKRVPLQLRHILSEVMHVARQTFPKTIEIYTDFPTANLWTVAADATQLHQVFMNLCVNARDAMPNGGTLGLAAENKLVDEACTRMNPEASPGSYVAIAISDTGTGIPSELLERIFDPFFTTKEVGKGTGLGLSTALGIVKNHGGFVKVYSEVGRGSQFKVYLPAIEDAETQPAAELALLTGNNELILIVEDELSIQQVTQTSLEEYNYRTLIAKDGIEAIALYAARKYEIDLVLMDVMMPLMDGLTATRTLQKLNPKIKAIVTSGLASNSLMAEITEIGVKAFLPKPYTTKELLDAIHKVLQLDR, from the coding sequence ATGAACCTTCACCTACGCATTCTAGTTGTCGAGGATTCGGAAGACGATATGCTGCTAATGCTGCGGGAACTGCGGCGGAGCGGCTATAGCGTGGATTACGAGCGGGTAGAGACTGCTGCCCAGATGCAGGCGGCGCTCGATCGCCAGTCGTGGGATATTGTCATTGCCGATTACACTCTACCTGCGTTTAGCGCTCCAGATGCCCTAAAACTATTGCAAAGCCAGCAGCGTAATTTACCGTTTATCATTGTCTCCGGTACGATTGGCGAAGAAACTGCTGTTGCTGCGATGAAAGCGGGAGCGCACGACTACATCACCAAGGGTAATTTAGCTCGGTTAATGCCTGCGGTGGAGCGAGAACTGCGCGAGGCGAAGGAACGACAAAAACGACATAACGCAGAACAGGCATTAAGAGAAAGCGAAGAACGGTTTCGTCAATTGGCAGAAAACATTGCCGAGAGCGTGTTTTGGATGTCAGACCCCAAAGCGCGTCAGCAACTCTACGTCAGCCCTGCCTACGAACGTATCTGGGGGCGATCCTGCGAGAGTTTGTATGCCAACTTTATGGAATGGTTAGAGGCAATTCATCCTGAAGATCGGCAACGCATTCAAACGAACTTCTTCGAGCAGGCTTTAGCAGGTCATTACGATGAAGAGTATCGAATTATCCGTCCCGATGGCTCGATCCGATGGATTCGCGATCGCGGTTTTCCAATTCAAAATGACTCTGGTGCATCTTACCGCGTGGTAGGCATTGCGGAAGATATTACTACTCGCAAGCTGACAGAAGCAGCCCTGCGCCACGCCCAACGTTTGGAAAGTCTGGGGACTCTGGCAAGTGGCATTGCCCACGACTTCAACAATATTCTCACTCCGATTCTGGCAACCGCTCAACTGCTATCTCTAAAACTCCCCCTAGACGAGCAGGATCGACACCTACTCCAGCTGATCGAAGACAGTGCCAAACGCGGGGCAGATTTGGTTAAGCAAATTTTAGTCTTTGCTCGTGGGGTGGAAGGCAAGCGAGTGCCATTGCAACTCAGACATATATTGTCAGAAGTCATGCACGTTGCCCGCCAAACCTTCCCCAAAACCATTGAAATTTATACAGACTTTCCCACTGCTAATCTTTGGACGGTTGCTGCCGATGCTACCCAACTGCATCAGGTATTTATGAATCTCTGCGTCAATGCCCGCGATGCCATGCCCAATGGTGGAACTCTCGGGCTTGCAGCTGAAAATAAACTCGTTGATGAAGCCTGTACTCGGATGAATCCAGAAGCTAGCCCGGGTTCTTACGTGGCGATCGCGATTTCGGATACAGGAACGGGAATTCCATCTGAACTGTTAGAGCGAATTTTTGACCCCTTTTTCACGACTAAAGAAGTAGGCAAAGGGACAGGACTGGGTTTATCCACTGCGTTAGGCATTGTGAAAAACCACGGTGGTTTTGTCAAGGTGTACAGCGAGGTGGGAAGAGGGTCGCAATTTAAAGTCTACTTACCTGCGATCGAAGATGCAGAAACTCAGCCAGCAGCAGAACTCGCGCTTTTGACTGGTAACAACGAGTTAATTCTGATTGTGGAAGACGAACTATCGATCCAACAGGTGACTCAAACCTCCTTGGAAGAGTACAATTACAGGACTCTGATTGCCAAAGATGGGATTGAGGCGATCGCTCTCTATGCCGCTCGTAAGTATGAGATCGATCTCGTGCTGATGGATGTGATGATGCCGTTGATGGATGGGTTAACTGCAACTCGCACCCTACAAAAACTCAATCCTAAAATCAAGGCGATTGTTACGAGTGGTTTAGCATCGAATAGCCTGATGGCTGAAATAACCGAAATCGGTGTCAAAGCATTTTTACCCAAGCCCTATACGACGAAAGAATTATTGGACGCAATACATAAAGTTTTGCAGCTTGATAGGTAA
- a CDS encoding bifunctional acetate--CoA ligase family protein/GNAT family N-acetyltransferase gives MRQQTIAERAHDILRSEQSSNPLNSIFAPQNVAVIGASEKQGSVGRTLLWNLISNPFGGTVFPVNPKRPSVLGIKAYPTIQDVPAPVDLAVIAIPAPSVPRAIAECVAAGVKGAIIISAGFKEAGVAGIELERQVLEQARRGNLRIVGPNCLGVMSPRTGLNATFASAIARPGNVGFISQSGALCTAILDWSKQENVGFSAFVSIGSMLDVNWGDLIYYLGDDPHTKSIVIYMESIGNARSFLSAAREVALTKPIIVLKAGRTEAAAKAAASHTGALAGSDVVLDAAFRRSGVLQVNRISDLFDMAEVLAKQPRPKGRRLTILTNAGGPGVLTTDALIAMGGELSELSEETRTELNRFLPTHWSRSNPIDILGDAEPQRYTQALEVAAKDPNSDGLLVILTPQAMTDPTKTAEALKSYVETLPVTSLQDKPILASWMGGADVIDGEKILNDAGIPTYQYPDTAARVFSLMWRYSYNLRGIYETPALPVNLADSNSCSLVTQIIDTARQQGRTILTEVESKQVLAAYGIPVVPTYIARSEAEAVEYSDRIGYPVVLKLFSETITHKTDVGGVQLNLPDADAVRSAYHKIENSVNQYVQNNPPHSGMGAQPCAPIKPHAPRTTHHAPLFLGVTVQPMLKLDGYELIIGSSLDPQFGSTLLFGLGGQLVEVFKDRAIALPPLNTTLARRMMEQTQIYKALQGVRGRKSIDLEALEQLLVLFSQLVVEQRWIKEIDINPLLARPDSLLALDARIVLHSPETPEDRLPKLAIRPYPQQYVSQWTMRDGTIVTIRPIRPEDEPLMVQFHQTLSEESVYFRYFHLIKLSQRIAHERLTRICFIDYDREMALVAEYRHPQTSTREILAVGRLSKLHGFNEAEFAILVGDRHQRQGLGTELLSRLLQVGRDEKLDRITGEILAENRAMQKVCEKLGFHLHRAADVVKVEFEL, from the coding sequence GTGAGACAACAAACGATCGCCGAACGCGCTCATGACATTCTCCGCTCCGAGCAGTCGAGCAACCCCCTCAACTCAATTTTTGCTCCCCAGAACGTTGCTGTAATTGGAGCTAGCGAAAAACAAGGTAGTGTCGGACGTACCCTGCTATGGAATCTCATCAGCAATCCCTTTGGGGGAACTGTATTTCCCGTCAATCCCAAACGTCCTAGCGTATTGGGAATTAAAGCTTATCCCACCATTCAAGATGTTCCCGCGCCAGTCGATCTCGCAGTCATAGCTATCCCCGCTCCTAGCGTACCAAGGGCGATTGCAGAATGTGTCGCCGCAGGAGTTAAAGGTGCAATTATTATTTCTGCTGGGTTTAAAGAAGCTGGAGTAGCTGGGATCGAGTTAGAACGGCAAGTGTTAGAACAAGCACGTCGAGGCAATCTGCGAATTGTCGGTCCTAACTGCTTGGGGGTGATGAGTCCGCGTACAGGCTTAAATGCTACGTTTGCTAGCGCGATCGCCCGACCTGGTAATGTTGGTTTCATTAGCCAAAGTGGAGCGCTCTGCACGGCGATCCTCGATTGGAGCAAGCAAGAAAATGTTGGTTTTAGCGCCTTTGTCTCCATCGGTTCCATGCTCGATGTTAATTGGGGCGATTTAATTTACTATCTCGGTGACGATCCTCATACCAAAAGCATCGTCATTTACATGGAGTCTATTGGTAATGCGCGATCGTTCCTTTCGGCAGCTAGGGAAGTTGCACTGACCAAACCAATTATCGTCCTCAAAGCAGGTCGGACGGAGGCAGCAGCAAAAGCAGCGGCTTCCCATACAGGAGCGCTAGCTGGTAGCGATGTGGTATTAGATGCAGCTTTCCGGCGTTCCGGCGTGTTGCAAGTCAACCGGATCTCTGACTTATTTGATATGGCGGAGGTTTTAGCAAAACAACCCCGTCCCAAAGGTCGGCGCTTGACAATTCTGACCAATGCTGGTGGACCTGGGGTACTAACTACCGATGCCTTGATTGCTATGGGGGGAGAACTGTCAGAATTAAGCGAGGAGACTCGCACTGAATTGAATCGATTCCTGCCTACCCACTGGAGCCGCAGCAACCCAATTGACATTTTAGGAGATGCCGAACCCCAGCGTTACACTCAAGCCTTAGAGGTCGCAGCAAAAGACCCAAATAGTGATGGTTTGTTAGTAATCTTAACCCCGCAAGCCATGACTGACCCTACCAAGACGGCAGAAGCATTGAAATCTTATGTAGAGACGTTACCTGTAACATCTCTACAAGATAAACCGATTCTGGCGAGTTGGATGGGCGGTGCAGATGTCATCGACGGGGAAAAGATTCTTAACGATGCTGGCATTCCTACTTATCAATATCCAGATACAGCCGCCCGCGTATTCAGTCTCATGTGGCGTTATAGCTACAATTTGCGGGGAATATATGAAACTCCTGCTCTACCAGTAAATTTAGCAGATAGCAACAGCTGTTCTCTGGTGACACAAATTATTGATACAGCACGACAGCAGGGACGCACGATTTTGACGGAGGTTGAATCTAAGCAAGTGCTAGCTGCTTATGGTATTCCCGTCGTTCCGACTTACATTGCCAGAAGTGAAGCAGAAGCAGTTGAATATAGCGATCGCATTGGATATCCCGTTGTCCTGAAACTCTTTTCCGAAACCATTACCCACAAAACCGATGTCGGCGGCGTGCAGTTAAATTTACCCGATGCCGATGCCGTGCGTTCTGCGTACCACAAAATTGAAAATTCTGTCAACCAATACGTCCAAAATAATCCTCCTCACTCCGGTATGGGCGCACAGCCGTGCGCCCCTATAAAACCCCACGCACCACGCACGACACACCACGCACCACTATTCTTAGGCGTTACCGTTCAACCGATGCTGAAATTGGATGGTTACGAATTGATTATTGGCAGCAGTCTCGATCCACAATTCGGTTCTACGCTGCTATTTGGCTTAGGGGGACAGTTAGTGGAGGTATTTAAAGATCGAGCGATCGCCCTACCTCCCTTAAATACCACTCTGGCACGCCGAATGATGGAACAAACCCAAATTTACAAAGCATTGCAAGGAGTCAGAGGTAGAAAAAGCATCGATCTAGAAGCACTAGAACAACTTTTAGTATTATTCAGTCAACTCGTAGTCGAACAGCGGTGGATTAAGGAGATTGATATCAATCCGTTGCTAGCTCGTCCTGATTCCCTCCTCGCTTTAGATGCGCGGATCGTTTTGCACTCACCGGAAACACCAGAAGATCGGTTGCCGAAACTGGCGATTCGTCCCTATCCCCAGCAGTACGTGAGTCAATGGACGATGAGAGATGGCACGATCGTTACTATTCGTCCGATTCGTCCCGAAGACGAACCTTTAATGGTGCAGTTTCATCAAACTCTATCGGAAGAAAGTGTCTATTTTCGTTATTTTCATTTGATTAAGTTAAGTCAGCGAATCGCACACGAAAGACTAACGCGGATATGCTTTATCGATTACGATCGCGAAATGGCATTAGTCGCGGAGTACCGTCATCCACAAACCTCAACAAGAGAAATATTAGCAGTTGGTCGTCTGAGTAAATTACACGGCTTCAACGAAGCAGAATTTGCTATTTTGGTAGGCGATCGCCATCAGCGACAAGGGTTAGGTACGGAATTATTGAGTCGTCTATTACAAGTCGGTCGCGACGAAAAACTCGATCGCATTACTGGCGAAATTCTCGCCGAAAATCGAGCCATGCAAAAAGTCTGTGAAAAACTCGGTTTCCACCTGCATCGGGCTGCGGATGTCGTCAAAGTGGAATTTGAGCTGTAA
- a CDS encoding LysR substrate-binding domain-containing protein, whose translation MRLYGVGSRDKEDTEDNYNHQPPTTNYQLPITIMELRHLRYFIAVAEELNFSRAAERLHMAQPPLSQQIRDLEAEIGVRLFDRTKRRVELTVAGRVFLEKVRQLLRQIEQAVEAAQRASRGEIGRLSLGFNSSATYSVLPTLLKAFRERCPEVVLDLHELTTPQQILQLQQQQIDAGILYLPIDLEEIELEIVSVLKEGMAIAIPETHPLATSTQISIRALSQELFVLPPARLGSGLYNQIRQFFQQTEFSPIAVQEAIQLQTSISLVAGGVGVALVPSSLQNLQRAGVIYRSLIEPTPEIEIAVAWRKGERSPILQNFIESIYEHFSVEMLHV comes from the coding sequence GTGCGCCTATACGGAGTCGGGAGTCGGGACAAGGAAGACACGGAGGATAACTACAACCACCAACCACCAACTACCAATTACCAATTACCAATTACCATCATGGAACTTCGCCACCTGCGCTATTTCATCGCTGTCGCGGAGGAATTAAATTTCAGTCGCGCCGCCGAACGCCTCCATATGGCTCAACCGCCACTAAGTCAGCAAATTCGCGATTTAGAAGCTGAAATTGGAGTCAGGTTATTCGATCGCACTAAACGACGTGTAGAATTGACTGTTGCGGGTCGAGTATTTTTAGAAAAAGTACGACAGTTACTTAGGCAAATCGAGCAAGCTGTGGAAGCAGCACAACGAGCGAGTCGCGGCGAAATTGGACGTTTGAGCTTGGGGTTTAATAGTTCGGCGACATATAGCGTTTTACCCACTTTATTAAAAGCCTTTCGAGAACGATGTCCAGAGGTAGTATTGGATTTACATGAATTGACAACGCCGCAACAAATCTTGCAGTTACAACAACAGCAAATTGATGCGGGTATTCTTTACTTACCAATCGATTTAGAAGAAATAGAGTTAGAAATAGTTTCCGTGTTAAAAGAAGGCATGGCGATCGCAATCCCAGAAACTCATCCTCTCGCTACATCCACTCAAATATCAATTCGAGCCTTGAGTCAAGAATTATTCGTTTTGCCACCTGCCCGTTTAGGTAGTGGACTTTACAATCAAATTAGGCAATTTTTTCAACAGACGGAGTTTAGTCCAATAGCAGTGCAAGAAGCAATACAACTACAAACTAGCATTAGTTTAGTAGCAGGTGGTGTAGGAGTGGCGCTAGTACCGTCTTCTCTACAAAATTTACAGCGAGCCGGGGTGATATATCGATCGCTTATAGAACCAACTCCTGAAATTGAAATTGCTGTAGCATGGCGAAAGGGAGAGCGATCGCCTATTTTGCAGAACTTTATTGAATCCATATACGAACATTTTTCTGTAGAGATGTTACATGTGTAG
- a CDS encoding GNAT family N-acetyltransferase, with product MSNINIQIRLATVEDLEQVFSFIRQKAAFDGYLDELQATPQQLETTLFGRSPLARVLLAEVDNSAIAFALFFYTYSSFLGKPSIWLDDLFVQPHMRGQRVGTALLNYLSTLASENDCGRIEWTVNVNNDRGIEFYQKQGAQILNNLRLCRLSY from the coding sequence ATGAGTAATATCAATATTCAAATTCGATTGGCAACGGTTGAGGATTTAGAGCAAGTATTTTCGTTTATCCGTCAAAAAGCAGCATTTGATGGATATCTAGACGAACTGCAAGCAACTCCCCAGCAGTTAGAGACAACATTATTTGGGCGATCGCCCCTAGCGAGAGTATTATTGGCAGAAGTTGATAACAGCGCGATCGCATTTGCCTTATTTTTCTACACCTACTCCAGTTTTCTCGGTAAACCGAGTATCTGGCTCGACGATTTATTTGTACAGCCACATATGCGCGGACAAAGAGTCGGAACCGCATTACTCAACTACTTATCAACCCTCGCCAGCGAGAACGATTGCGGACGCATAGAATGGACAGTGAACGTCAACAACGATCGCGGCATCGAATTTTACCAAAAACAAGGCGCGCAAATACTCAACAACCTGCGCTTGTGTCGTCTCAGTTATTAG
- a CDS encoding LL-diaminopimelate aminotransferase codes for MAKINDNYLKLKAGYLFPEIARRVNAFAEANPEAKIIRLGIGDVTEPLPEACRAAMIQAVEEMGDRATFKGYGPEQGYAWLREKIASHDFQARGCDIDASEIFISDGSKCDTGNILDIFGKDNTIAVTDPVYPVYVDTNVMAGHTGEANEKGEYGGLVYLPVTAENNFTAEIPTQKVDLIYLCFPNNPTGATATREHLQAWVNYAKANNSIIFFDAAYEAYITDPDLPHSIYEIEGARDCAIEFRSFSKNAGFTGTRCALTVVPKTLKAKAADGSDVELWKLWNRRQSTKFNGVSYIVQRGAEAVYSEAGKSQINALVNFYLENAKIIRTQLMAAGLEVYGGVNAPYVWVKTPHGLSSWDFFDKLLQVCNVVGTPGSGFGAAGEGYFRISAFNSRENVEEAMKRIVEKFKV; via the coding sequence GTGGCAAAGATTAACGATAACTACCTGAAACTCAAAGCAGGCTACCTGTTTCCTGAAATTGCGCGGCGGGTGAATGCATTTGCTGAGGCGAATCCCGAGGCAAAAATTATCCGGTTGGGAATTGGCGATGTCACCGAACCATTACCAGAAGCTTGTCGCGCGGCGATGATTCAAGCTGTCGAAGAAATGGGCGATCGCGCTACTTTTAAAGGCTACGGTCCCGAACAAGGTTATGCTTGGTTGCGGGAGAAGATTGCTAGCCACGATTTTCAAGCGCGAGGATGCGATATTGACGCTTCAGAAATTTTTATTTCTGATGGTTCTAAGTGCGATACGGGCAACATTCTCGATATTTTTGGCAAAGATAACACGATTGCCGTTACCGATCCTGTATATCCCGTGTATGTCGATACGAATGTCATGGCTGGACATACGGGAGAGGCAAATGAAAAAGGCGAGTATGGCGGTTTAGTCTATCTTCCCGTGACGGCAGAAAACAACTTTACTGCCGAAATTCCGACTCAAAAAGTCGATTTGATTTATCTGTGTTTCCCCAACAACCCTACAGGTGCGACAGCAACGCGGGAACATCTCCAAGCGTGGGTAAACTACGCCAAAGCTAACAATTCCATAATTTTCTTCGATGCTGCCTACGAAGCATACATCACAGATCCCGATCTACCCCATTCTATTTATGAAATTGAGGGGGCTAGAGATTGCGCGATCGAATTTCGTTCTTTTTCTAAAAATGCTGGCTTTACAGGTACGCGCTGCGCTTTAACTGTCGTACCCAAAACCCTCAAGGCAAAGGCTGCTGATGGTTCCGATGTAGAATTGTGGAAATTGTGGAATCGTCGTCAATCCACTAAATTTAATGGTGTATCTTACATCGTGCAGCGTGGTGCTGAGGCAGTTTATTCGGAAGCAGGGAAGTCACAAATTAACGCTCTTGTCAATTTTTATCTAGAAAACGCCAAAATCATCCGTACTCAACTGATGGCTGCGGGTTTAGAAGTGTATGGCGGCGTGAATGCACCTTATGTCTGGGTAAAAACCCCGCACGGTTTATCCAGTTGGGATTTCTTTGATAAGCTGCTGCAAGTTTGCAATGTGGTGGGAACGCCTGGTTCGGGATTTGGTGCGGCTGGTGAAGGCTACTTCCGTATCTCTGCATTCAACAGTCGCGAGAACGTGGAAGAAGCGATGAAACGGATTGTCGAGAAGTTTAAAGTGTAG